ATCTACACATAGACCAGACGATATGTTTACACCACAAGTAGATGGTTTGATGTCTGTTGTTGAAAAGATATCTAGAGAAGCTAAAGCAGGTGCATTAATATCAATTGAAAGTACTATACCAAAGGGTACATCAAAAAGAGTATTTGAAAAAGTAGACCATAGACTACATGTTGTACATGCACCACATAGATGGTATGCATTAGAAGAAGAAGTTCACGGTGTTAATCAATTACGTATTGTAGGTGGTGTAAGCAACTGCTGTTTGCAACATGGTCTTAACTTTTATGATGGACGTGAGGTAGTGCCTCAAACAACAGAAACAGCTACATCTACAGCTGGCATAAAAAGTCTATCAATTCCAATGCACCCAGTATCATCAGTTGAAGTAGCAGAACTAACAAAAATAGTAGAAAATGCTCATAGATATCTTCAAATAGCATTTGCAGAAGAGCTTTATCTTTATTGTAAGTCTAATAGCATTAGTTTTTCAGAATTACGTGAATCACTCAATACAAAATGGAATGTAGAAGTACTAGAACCAAGAGATGGAATAGGAGGTCACTGTCTTCCAAAAGATACAAAGATGTTTATCAATTCATCTAACACAATAAGAAGCAAGATACTTCAAGCAGCCATGGAGATTGATGAGGACTATAGAGAATATTTCCAAAATGCTAAGGAACTTAATAAATCCTGTGAAGAAAAAGATTGTGAAATCATAAAAGCCCTAAGATGAATTAACCAATGTCTAATGCTGTCAAAAGTGAAAATATTCTAGTTTTCGGTGCTCATCCTGATGATTTGGAAATAGGTATGGGAGGAACCATATCAAAGCTATCTAGACTTGGTTATAATGTGAAATTAGTAATCGCCACTTTACCTAATTTTACCCAGAGTGATAAAAAGGATGAGAGGAGAATGGAGGCAGTTAGATCATCAAAGGTTATGGGATGTCCAGAACCAGACTTTCTAGACCTTCCTCCTGAAGAGATGACACATAGCAGAAAACTAATTGGATTGATGGACAAATACATGGTTGATTATAAACCGGTAGCAGTCTTTACTCAATGGATAGGAGATTCACATCAAGACCACCAAGCACTTACCAAATCTGTCATTTCAGGGAGCAGAGATACTACCGACTTGTATATGTATGAAACAACCATTCCAGGGGGCATAACAGAACAAGCGTTTAGACCACAGCTATTCATAGATATATCTGACTATATGGAGCCAAAAAAATCAGCTCTAGAGTGTTTTGAATCTCAACAACTAAGATGTGGGCCGATTTGGATTGGCGCAATAGAAGGTCGAGCTGCCTTTAGGGGATACCAATTGAATTGCAAATACGCTGAGGCATTTGAGGTAATCCGAATTTCAAAGTGGTAATTTTTTTAACTTTTAACCTTTTTAATCCTTAATTTACAGTCAGAAATAGTCTATAATTGAAGAATTTAGAGTCTTTACATATCTTTTTTGGATCATTACTTTTTCATATTTTTCCTTATCAATGTAAGTTTCGTTCCAATATCTGAAGCAAACAAGTGATTTATGATCCTGAATTTTTACATTTTCATTAAACAAAACGTTCCTGACCATTATGTCAGGTTCATTCACGCCTGCTACTGTTCTCATAGGACCTGAGGCTGAAAAACGAGGGTTTATTTCTATAATTTTAACCTGATTGTCGTCCCCATCTATTCTAGATTGAATATTCAGGGGGCCAAAGGTTTTTAATTTCTTGGCTATTTGATTACACACTTTTGTAACTTTGGGATACTTGTCTATAAACGCCTTATAGGTCTGACCGTGTTTTAGTATTTTCTTTAGAGTTATAGTTGACATGATCTGATTATTCTCCTTACCTAGAGTCAACCCAGTTGTATACTCGTTAGCATCACCTTTAAGATATTTTTGGATCATAGGTTTCCAACCTGTCTGTGTTATTGCCTTACTGGCAAAATCTAACTCTTCGATAGAGTTTACAATCTGAAATAGCTTTGAGCCAAATCCTTCACGTGGTTTTACCACAAGTGGAAATTTATGATCCTTCAAAAAGCCGTCTATTTCATGGTTCAAACAAGTTGGAATGGAGTTCAGCTTATTTTCTTGTAAAAATTCATTTGTCTTGTATTTATCCCTGCACATTTCTACTATGTGAGGCTGGCTTGTTATGACGATTGAGCCGGTTTTATCCTCTATGAATTCTTTATTTTTACATAATATGGGAAGTTCTACATCTGACCCTATAAACAGAATCTGAATCTTATTTCTGTTACAGACTTTCACAACTGAATTAAG
This Candidatus Nitrosocosmicus oleophilus DNA region includes the following protein-coding sequences:
- a CDS encoding NAD(P)-binding domain-containing protein; its protein translation is MSNENKSKNLSFTRNKVVIIGLGQLGLPVAKYVKEHGFDTFGYDINQKTMQSAEANYGIKQATNFGDFDVLIICVSTHRPDDMFTPQVDGLMSVVEKISREAKAGALISIESTIPKGTSKRVFEKVDHRLHVVHAPHRWYALEEEVHGVNQLRIVGGVSNCCLQHGLNFYDGREVVPQTTETATSTAGIKSLSIPMHPVSSVEVAELTKIVENAHRYLQIAFAEELYLYCKSNSISFSELRESLNTKWNVEVLEPRDGIGGHCLPKDTKMFINSSNTIRSKILQAAMEIDEDYREYFQNAKELNKSCEEKDCEIIKALR
- a CDS encoding PIG-L deacetylase family protein codes for the protein MSNAVKSENILVFGAHPDDLEIGMGGTISKLSRLGYNVKLVIATLPNFTQSDKKDERRMEAVRSSKVMGCPEPDFLDLPPEEMTHSRKLIGLMDKYMVDYKPVAVFTQWIGDSHQDHQALTKSVISGSRDTTDLYMYETTIPGGITEQAFRPQLFIDISDYMEPKKSALECFESQQLRCGPIWIGAIEGRAAFRGYQLNCKYAEAFEVIRISKW
- a CDS encoding ATP-grasp domain-containing protein codes for the protein MKSINVVVTSAGGIVAQGIIKSLKYHNKYSRHKSHEYKIFATDISYEAAGLYRAHKFSLIPKPTAKEYLNSVVKVCNRNKIQILFIGSDVELPILCKNKEFIEDKTGSIVITSQPHIVEMCRDKYKTNEFLQENKLNSIPTCLNHEIDGFLKDHKFPLVVKPREGFGSKLFQIVNSIEELDFASKAITQTGWKPMIQKYLKGDANEYTTGLTLGKENNQIMSTITLKKILKHGQTYKAFIDKYPKVTKVCNQIAKKLKTFGPLNIQSRIDGDDNQVKIIEINPRFSASGPMRTVAGVNEPDIMVRNVLFNENVKIQDHKSLVCFRYWNETYIDKEKYEKVMIQKRYVKTLNSSIIDYF